Proteins found in one Oreochromis niloticus isolate F11D_XX linkage group LG22, O_niloticus_UMD_NMBU, whole genome shotgun sequence genomic segment:
- the ddx39b gene encoding DEAD (Asp-Glu-Ala-Asp) box polypeptide 39B isoform X2, which produces MTENDVDNELLDYEDDEVEAGGAGDVGGASDVSIRKEGVKGSYVSIHSSGFRDFLLKPELLRAIVDCGFEHPSEVQHECIPQAILGMDVLCQAKSGMGKTAVFVLATLQQLEPITGQVSVLVMCHTRELAFQISKEYERFSKYMPTVKVAVFFGGLPIKKDEEVLKKDSPHIVVGTPGRILALTRNKTLNLRHMKHFILDECDKMLEQLDMRRDVQEIFRMTPHEKQVMMFSATLSKEIRPVCRKFMQDPMEIFVDDETKLTLNGLQQYYVKLKDNEKNRKLFDLLDALEFNQVVIFVKSVQRCVALAQLLVEQNFPAIAIHRGMPQEERLSRYQQFKDFQRRILVATNLFGRGMDIERVNIAFNYDMPEDSDTYLHRVARAGRFGTKGLAITFVSDEGDARTLNDVQDRFEVNIGELPEEIDISSYIESAR; this is translated from the exons ATGACAGAAAACGACGTAGATAACGAGCTGTTGGACTACGAGGATGATGAGGTGGAGGCCGGAGGGGCTGGAGATGTTGGAGGTGCAAGTGACGTGTCGATAAGAAAGGAGGGGGTGAAGGGCTCTTATGTGTCCATTCACTCCTCTGGATTCAGAGACTTTCTATTGAAACCTGAACTGCTGAGAGCCATAGTGGATTGTGGGTTTGAACATCCGTCTGAGG TTCAGCATGAATGCATCCCTCAGGCAATCCTGGGTATGGATGTGCTCTGTCAGGCCAAGTCTGGGATGGGGAAGACTGCAGTGTTTGTTCTTGCCACCCTGCAGCAGCTAGAGCCCATCACCGGACAG GTCTCTGTACTGGTGATGTGCCATACCAGAGAGCTGGCGTTTCAGATCAGCAAGGAATATGAGAGATTTTCAAAGTACATGCCCACTGTCAAG GTGGCAGTGTTCTTTGGAGGGCTGCCTATAAAGAAGGACGAAGAGGTGCTGAAGAAAGACTCTCCTCATATTGTGGTGGGAACACCAGGCAGAATCCTGGCACTGACGCGCAACAAGACGCTCAATTTGCGTCACATGAAACATTTCATCCTGGATGAGTGTGACAAGATGCTCGAGCAGCTTG ACATGCGCCGAGATGTCCAAGAGATTTTCCGTATGACTCCCCACGAGAAGCAGGTCATGATGTTCAGCGCCACCCTGAGTAAAGAGATCCGTCCAGTCTGCAGAAAGTTCATGCAAGAT CCGATGGAAATCTTTGTAGATGATGAAACCAAGCTAACTCTGAATGGGCTGCAGCAGTACTACGTCAAGCTGAAGGAtaatgagaaaaacagaaagctcTTTGACCTCCTGGACGCACTAGAGTTCAATCAG GTGGTGATCTTTGTGAAGTCCGTCCAACGGTGTGTAGCTCTGGCTCAGCTGCTTGTGGAGCAGAACTTTCCAGCGATTGCCATCCATCGAGGGATGCCTCAGGAGGAACG TTTGTCTCGCTACCAGCAGTTCAAGGACTTCCAGAGGCGAATCCTGGTGGCCACCAACCTGTTTGGACGAGGGATGGACATTGAGAGAGTCAACATTGCCTTCAATTATGACATGCCAGAAGACTCTGACACTTACCTTCACAGG GTTGCTCGAGCAGGCAGGTTTGGAACGAAAGGCCTGGCCATCACATTTGTGTCTGATGAAGGTGACGCCCGCACGCTCAACGATGTCCAGGACCGCTTCGAGGTGAACATCGGCGAGCTGCCAGAAGAGATAGACATCTCCTCGTACA TTGAATCAGCACGATAA
- the ddx39b gene encoding DEAD (Asp-Glu-Ala-Asp) box polypeptide 39B isoform X5 has product MEHKGVKGQRVQHECIPQAILGMDVLCQAKSGMGKTAVFVLATLQQLEPITGQVSVLVMCHTRELAFQISKEYERFSKYMPTVKVAVFFGGLPIKKDEEVLKKDSPHIVVGTPGRILALTRNKTLNLRHMKHFILDECDKMLEQLDMRRDVQEIFRMTPHEKQVMMFSATLSKEIRPVCRKFMQDPMEIFVDDETKLTLNGLQQYYVKLKDNEKNRKLFDLLDALEFNQVVIFVKSVQRCVALAQLLVEQNFPAIAIHRGMPQEERLSRYQQFKDFQRRILVATNLFGRGMDIERVNIAFNYDMPEDSDTYLHRVARAGRFGTKGLAITFVSDEGDARTLNDVQDRFEVNIGELPEEIDISSYNVVWSHRV; this is encoded by the exons ATGGaacataaaggtgtaaaaggtcagagag TTCAGCATGAATGCATCCCTCAGGCAATCCTGGGTATGGATGTGCTCTGTCAGGCCAAGTCTGGGATGGGGAAGACTGCAGTGTTTGTTCTTGCCACCCTGCAGCAGCTAGAGCCCATCACCGGACAG GTCTCTGTACTGGTGATGTGCCATACCAGAGAGCTGGCGTTTCAGATCAGCAAGGAATATGAGAGATTTTCAAAGTACATGCCCACTGTCAAG GTGGCAGTGTTCTTTGGAGGGCTGCCTATAAAGAAGGACGAAGAGGTGCTGAAGAAAGACTCTCCTCATATTGTGGTGGGAACACCAGGCAGAATCCTGGCACTGACGCGCAACAAGACGCTCAATTTGCGTCACATGAAACATTTCATCCTGGATGAGTGTGACAAGATGCTCGAGCAGCTTG ACATGCGCCGAGATGTCCAAGAGATTTTCCGTATGACTCCCCACGAGAAGCAGGTCATGATGTTCAGCGCCACCCTGAGTAAAGAGATCCGTCCAGTCTGCAGAAAGTTCATGCAAGAT CCGATGGAAATCTTTGTAGATGATGAAACCAAGCTAACTCTGAATGGGCTGCAGCAGTACTACGTCAAGCTGAAGGAtaatgagaaaaacagaaagctcTTTGACCTCCTGGACGCACTAGAGTTCAATCAG GTGGTGATCTTTGTGAAGTCCGTCCAACGGTGTGTAGCTCTGGCTCAGCTGCTTGTGGAGCAGAACTTTCCAGCGATTGCCATCCATCGAGGGATGCCTCAGGAGGAACG TTTGTCTCGCTACCAGCAGTTCAAGGACTTCCAGAGGCGAATCCTGGTGGCCACCAACCTGTTTGGACGAGGGATGGACATTGAGAGAGTCAACATTGCCTTCAATTATGACATGCCAGAAGACTCTGACACTTACCTTCACAGG GTTGCTCGAGCAGGCAGGTTTGGAACGAAAGGCCTGGCCATCACATTTGTGTCTGATGAAGGTGACGCCCGCACGCTCAACGATGTCCAGGACCGCTTCGAGGTGAACATCGGCGAGCTGCCAGAAGAGATAGACATCTCCTCGTACA
- the ddx39b gene encoding DEAD (Asp-Glu-Ala-Asp) box polypeptide 39B isoform X4, translating to MTENDVDNELLDYEDDEVEAGGAGDVGGASDVSIRKEGVKGSYVSIHSSGFRDFLLKPELLRAIVDCGFEHPSEVQHECIPQAILGMDVLCQAKSGMGKTAVFVLATLQQLEPITGQVSVLVMCHTRELAFQISKEYERFSKYMPTVKVAVFFGGLPIKKDEEVLKKDSPHIVVGTPGRILALTRNKTLNLRHMKHFILDECDKMLEQLDMRRDVQEIFRMTPHEKQVMMFSATLSKEIRPVCRKFMQDVVIFVKSVQRCVALAQLLVEQNFPAIAIHRGMPQEERLSRYQQFKDFQRRILVATNLFGRGMDIERVNIAFNYDMPEDSDTYLHRVARAGRFGTKGLAITFVSDEGDARTLNDVQDRFEVNIGELPEEIDISSYNVVWSHRV from the exons ATGACAGAAAACGACGTAGATAACGAGCTGTTGGACTACGAGGATGATGAGGTGGAGGCCGGAGGGGCTGGAGATGTTGGAGGTGCAAGTGACGTGTCGATAAGAAAGGAGGGGGTGAAGGGCTCTTATGTGTCCATTCACTCCTCTGGATTCAGAGACTTTCTATTGAAACCTGAACTGCTGAGAGCCATAGTGGATTGTGGGTTTGAACATCCGTCTGAGG TTCAGCATGAATGCATCCCTCAGGCAATCCTGGGTATGGATGTGCTCTGTCAGGCCAAGTCTGGGATGGGGAAGACTGCAGTGTTTGTTCTTGCCACCCTGCAGCAGCTAGAGCCCATCACCGGACAG GTCTCTGTACTGGTGATGTGCCATACCAGAGAGCTGGCGTTTCAGATCAGCAAGGAATATGAGAGATTTTCAAAGTACATGCCCACTGTCAAG GTGGCAGTGTTCTTTGGAGGGCTGCCTATAAAGAAGGACGAAGAGGTGCTGAAGAAAGACTCTCCTCATATTGTGGTGGGAACACCAGGCAGAATCCTGGCACTGACGCGCAACAAGACGCTCAATTTGCGTCACATGAAACATTTCATCCTGGATGAGTGTGACAAGATGCTCGAGCAGCTTG ACATGCGCCGAGATGTCCAAGAGATTTTCCGTATGACTCCCCACGAGAAGCAGGTCATGATGTTCAGCGCCACCCTGAGTAAAGAGATCCGTCCAGTCTGCAGAAAGTTCATGCAAGAT GTGGTGATCTTTGTGAAGTCCGTCCAACGGTGTGTAGCTCTGGCTCAGCTGCTTGTGGAGCAGAACTTTCCAGCGATTGCCATCCATCGAGGGATGCCTCAGGAGGAACG TTTGTCTCGCTACCAGCAGTTCAAGGACTTCCAGAGGCGAATCCTGGTGGCCACCAACCTGTTTGGACGAGGGATGGACATTGAGAGAGTCAACATTGCCTTCAATTATGACATGCCAGAAGACTCTGACACTTACCTTCACAGG GTTGCTCGAGCAGGCAGGTTTGGAACGAAAGGCCTGGCCATCACATTTGTGTCTGATGAAGGTGACGCCCGCACGCTCAACGATGTCCAGGACCGCTTCGAGGTGAACATCGGCGAGCTGCCAGAAGAGATAGACATCTCCTCGTACA
- the ddx39b gene encoding DEAD (Asp-Glu-Ala-Asp) box polypeptide 39B isoform X3: MTENDVDNELLDYEDDEVEAGGAGDVGGASDVSIRKEGVKGSYVSIHSSGFRDFLLKPELLRAIVDCGFEHPSEVQHECIPQAILGMDVLCQAKSGMGKTAVFVLATLQQLEPITGQVSVLVMCHTRELAFQISKEYERFSKYMPTVKVAVFFGGLPIKKDEEVLKKDSPHIVVGTPGRILALTRNKTLNLRHMKHFILDECDKMLEQLDMRRDVQEIFRMTPHEKQVMMFSATLSKEIRPVCRKFMQDPMEIFVDDETKLTLNGLQQYYVKLKDNEKNRKLFDLLDALEFNQVVIFVKSVQRCVALAQLLVEQNFPAIAIHRGMPQEERLSRYQQFKDFQRRILVATNLFGRGMDIERVNIAFNYDMPEDSDTYLHRVTPARSTMSRTASR; encoded by the exons ATGACAGAAAACGACGTAGATAACGAGCTGTTGGACTACGAGGATGATGAGGTGGAGGCCGGAGGGGCTGGAGATGTTGGAGGTGCAAGTGACGTGTCGATAAGAAAGGAGGGGGTGAAGGGCTCTTATGTGTCCATTCACTCCTCTGGATTCAGAGACTTTCTATTGAAACCTGAACTGCTGAGAGCCATAGTGGATTGTGGGTTTGAACATCCGTCTGAGG TTCAGCATGAATGCATCCCTCAGGCAATCCTGGGTATGGATGTGCTCTGTCAGGCCAAGTCTGGGATGGGGAAGACTGCAGTGTTTGTTCTTGCCACCCTGCAGCAGCTAGAGCCCATCACCGGACAG GTCTCTGTACTGGTGATGTGCCATACCAGAGAGCTGGCGTTTCAGATCAGCAAGGAATATGAGAGATTTTCAAAGTACATGCCCACTGTCAAG GTGGCAGTGTTCTTTGGAGGGCTGCCTATAAAGAAGGACGAAGAGGTGCTGAAGAAAGACTCTCCTCATATTGTGGTGGGAACACCAGGCAGAATCCTGGCACTGACGCGCAACAAGACGCTCAATTTGCGTCACATGAAACATTTCATCCTGGATGAGTGTGACAAGATGCTCGAGCAGCTTG ACATGCGCCGAGATGTCCAAGAGATTTTCCGTATGACTCCCCACGAGAAGCAGGTCATGATGTTCAGCGCCACCCTGAGTAAAGAGATCCGTCCAGTCTGCAGAAAGTTCATGCAAGAT CCGATGGAAATCTTTGTAGATGATGAAACCAAGCTAACTCTGAATGGGCTGCAGCAGTACTACGTCAAGCTGAAGGAtaatgagaaaaacagaaagctcTTTGACCTCCTGGACGCACTAGAGTTCAATCAG GTGGTGATCTTTGTGAAGTCCGTCCAACGGTGTGTAGCTCTGGCTCAGCTGCTTGTGGAGCAGAACTTTCCAGCGATTGCCATCCATCGAGGGATGCCTCAGGAGGAACG TTTGTCTCGCTACCAGCAGTTCAAGGACTTCCAGAGGCGAATCCTGGTGGCCACCAACCTGTTTGGACGAGGGATGGACATTGAGAGAGTCAACATTGCCTTCAATTATGACATGCCAGAAGACTCTGACACTTACCTTCACAGG GTGACGCCCGCACGCTCAACGATGTCCAGGACCGCTTCGAGGTGA
- the ddx39b gene encoding DEAD (Asp-Glu-Ala-Asp) box polypeptide 39B isoform X1: MTENDVDNELLDYEDDEVEAGGAGDVGGASDVSIRKEGVKGSYVSIHSSGFRDFLLKPELLRAIVDCGFEHPSEVQHECIPQAILGMDVLCQAKSGMGKTAVFVLATLQQLEPITGQVSVLVMCHTRELAFQISKEYERFSKYMPTVKVAVFFGGLPIKKDEEVLKKDSPHIVVGTPGRILALTRNKTLNLRHMKHFILDECDKMLEQLDMRRDVQEIFRMTPHEKQVMMFSATLSKEIRPVCRKFMQDPMEIFVDDETKLTLNGLQQYYVKLKDNEKNRKLFDLLDALEFNQVVIFVKSVQRCVALAQLLVEQNFPAIAIHRGMPQEERLSRYQQFKDFQRRILVATNLFGRGMDIERVNIAFNYDMPEDSDTYLHRVARAGRFGTKGLAITFVSDEGDARTLNDVQDRFEVNIGELPEEIDISSYNVVWSHRV, from the exons ATGACAGAAAACGACGTAGATAACGAGCTGTTGGACTACGAGGATGATGAGGTGGAGGCCGGAGGGGCTGGAGATGTTGGAGGTGCAAGTGACGTGTCGATAAGAAAGGAGGGGGTGAAGGGCTCTTATGTGTCCATTCACTCCTCTGGATTCAGAGACTTTCTATTGAAACCTGAACTGCTGAGAGCCATAGTGGATTGTGGGTTTGAACATCCGTCTGAGG TTCAGCATGAATGCATCCCTCAGGCAATCCTGGGTATGGATGTGCTCTGTCAGGCCAAGTCTGGGATGGGGAAGACTGCAGTGTTTGTTCTTGCCACCCTGCAGCAGCTAGAGCCCATCACCGGACAG GTCTCTGTACTGGTGATGTGCCATACCAGAGAGCTGGCGTTTCAGATCAGCAAGGAATATGAGAGATTTTCAAAGTACATGCCCACTGTCAAG GTGGCAGTGTTCTTTGGAGGGCTGCCTATAAAGAAGGACGAAGAGGTGCTGAAGAAAGACTCTCCTCATATTGTGGTGGGAACACCAGGCAGAATCCTGGCACTGACGCGCAACAAGACGCTCAATTTGCGTCACATGAAACATTTCATCCTGGATGAGTGTGACAAGATGCTCGAGCAGCTTG ACATGCGCCGAGATGTCCAAGAGATTTTCCGTATGACTCCCCACGAGAAGCAGGTCATGATGTTCAGCGCCACCCTGAGTAAAGAGATCCGTCCAGTCTGCAGAAAGTTCATGCAAGAT CCGATGGAAATCTTTGTAGATGATGAAACCAAGCTAACTCTGAATGGGCTGCAGCAGTACTACGTCAAGCTGAAGGAtaatgagaaaaacagaaagctcTTTGACCTCCTGGACGCACTAGAGTTCAATCAG GTGGTGATCTTTGTGAAGTCCGTCCAACGGTGTGTAGCTCTGGCTCAGCTGCTTGTGGAGCAGAACTTTCCAGCGATTGCCATCCATCGAGGGATGCCTCAGGAGGAACG TTTGTCTCGCTACCAGCAGTTCAAGGACTTCCAGAGGCGAATCCTGGTGGCCACCAACCTGTTTGGACGAGGGATGGACATTGAGAGAGTCAACATTGCCTTCAATTATGACATGCCAGAAGACTCTGACACTTACCTTCACAGG GTTGCTCGAGCAGGCAGGTTTGGAACGAAAGGCCTGGCCATCACATTTGTGTCTGATGAAGGTGACGCCCGCACGCTCAACGATGTCCAGGACCGCTTCGAGGTGAACATCGGCGAGCTGCCAGAAGAGATAGACATCTCCTCGTACA